Proteins encoded together in one Triticum dicoccoides isolate Atlit2015 ecotype Zavitan chromosome 7B, WEW_v2.0, whole genome shotgun sequence window:
- the LOC119335679 gene encoding disease resistance protein RGA5-like, with product MEAALVSVGTGVMKPLLSKIYNLLKEEHSKFKGVRRQIEETKDEMSGMEAALEVLADAEQLDAEMRAWKEDVRELSYDMEDCVDDFIARVDHERGRSTGLKGFFDKLKKLKPRHEIAGEIERLKARAIEASKRHKRYKLDRQSPGSTTTCDIDPRLHALYVEVGELVGIKGPREHILEWFKSEASSTQLRVVSIVGPGGLGKTTLANAVFETIKSEFSCSALVSVSRKPNMKNILRDIAERVRVEDYTYNDDERQLIDKLREHLRNKKYLIVIDDIWDTEAWKTISHALLNNNNGSRIITTTRNSTVASFCSSQGDYVYRLEPLNFADSRRLFLERAFRYDCLCPPHLKEILERILEKCAGLPLAIITMSGLLADQTAEEEWNRALAAIGSSLAKEPDAGDMTKILSLSYFDLPHPMRTCLLYLSAFPEDYIIEKHSLIYKWIAEGFVCEVRGRSTYEVGESYFNDFINRSLIQPAKLMDNGQVVACRVHDIILDFITCMAKEENFMTSFGDAEQGKKHKVRRLSVMSRKYEMATMSSWDLSHVRSLATFGSFGQNSLVEFPALRVLDLGECEDLQSHHLENIEKLLLLKYLRLRIAEIPEGIGKLKYLETLDMRGMRIRKLPSTMTRLQRLTRLYTDLDPSCLSDGIIGQLQSLEELENVFVPDAELERFLRELGQLSKLRKLSVNVTEAFDSKEKEDAVRFIGTLISSYNIHLLRITYGPNLPFDPMPDLLFLSLEPWCPANPAAFRKIWFANCYIDKIPSWMVSLVNLRNLDICMYRTGPEDVAVLGGIPALAFLTLETWYGRNGRIFIRGFRSLKYFKLEVKCCGTAVEFEEGSMPMVEHLQLGLKGHNRECVNYATDFGIQHLSTLTKVDINIDGNNGKIKRLIETALRKLRYRLTLSASGERCNHFEELFTELYFRKAGSSVQQKREGAFCSFLDRVFEEINQDALSRLMVLDVQRAHHVRSRSI from the exons ATGGAGGCTGCTCTTGTGAGCGTTGGCACCGGGGTGATGAAGCCGCTCCTGTCCAAGATCTACAATCTGCTGAAGGAAGAGCACAGCAAGTTCAAGGGCGTGCGCCGCCAGATCGAAGAAACCAAAGATGAGATGAGCGGCATGGAGGCTGCTCTGGAAGTGCTCGCAGACGCTGAGCAGCTTGACGCTGAGATGAGAGCTTGGAAGGAGGATGTCCGCGAGCTGTCGTATGATATGGAGGATTGCGTTGATGACTTCATCGCTCGCGTTGACCACGAGCGTGGTAGATCTACAGGCCTCAAGGGGTTCTTTGACAAGCTGAAGAAGCTCAAACCTCGCCACGAGATCGCCGGGGAGATTGAGAGGCTCAAAGCCCGGGCTATCGAGGCAAGCAAGAGGCATAAGAGGTATAAACTTGACCGCCAGTCACCTGGCTCTACCACCACTTGTGACATTGATCCCAGGCTGCACGCTCTTTATGTGGAGGTCGGCGAACTTGTCGGCATCAAAGGTCCTAGGGAGCACATCCTTGAGTGGTTCAAGAGTGAAGCTTCTTCTACACAGCTTCGAGTGGTGTCAATTGTTGGTCCAGGTGGTCTTGGTAAGACGACACTCGCAAATGCAGTTTTCGAGACCATCAAAAGCGAATTCAGTTGCTCAGCTCTAGTTTCAGTTTCTAGAAAGCCTAACATGAAAAATATTCTAAGAGACATTGCTGAAAGAGTGCGGGTCGAGGATTACACTTACAATGATGACGAGCGGCAGCTCATTGACAAGCTAAGAGAGCACCTCCGAAATAAAAA GTACCTTATTGTGATTGATGATATATGGGACACAGAAGCATGGAAAACCATTAGCCACGCATTACTGAATAACAATAATGGGAGCAGAATTATTACTACAACACGTAATAGCACAGTTGCATCATTTTGTTCTTCTCAAGGGGATTACGTTTATAGACTGGAGCCCCTCAATTTTGCTGACTCGAGAAGACTATTTCTTGAAAGAGCGTTCCGTTATGACTGTCTATGCCCCCCTCATCTAAAAGAAATACTTGAAAGGATATTGGAAAAATGTGCGGGGTTGCCATTGGCTATCATTACCATGTCTGGTTTGCTGGCTGATCAAACTGCAGAAGAAGAGTGGAACAGGGCACTAGCTGCTATTGGTTCTTCACTTGCAAAGGAACCTGATGCTGGGGACATGACCAAGATATTATCGCTCAGTTATTTTGATCTTCCTCACCCTATGAGAACTTGTTTGTTGTATCTCAGTGCATTCCCAGAAGATTATATCATCGAGAAACACAGTTTGATATATAAATGGATAGCTGAAGGATTCGTCTGTGAAGTACGAGGGCGTAGTACATATGAAGTAGGTGAATCTTATTTTAATGATTTCATTAACAGGAGCTTAATCCAACCAGCTAAGTTAATGGACAACGGCCAGGTGGTGGCATGCAGAGTTCACGACATTATTCTCGACTTCATCACATGCATGGCCAAAGAAGAGAACTTCATGACGTCATTTGGTGATGCAGAGCAGGGGAAGAAACACAAGGTTCGTAGGCTCTCTGTCATGAGTCGCAAGTATGAAATGGCTACCATGTCATCATGGGATCTCTCTCATGTTCGATCGCTTGCTACGTTTGGGTCTTTTGGGCAGAATTCTCTAGTGGAGTTCCCAGCTCTTCGTGTGTTGGACCTAGGAGAATGCGAGGATTTACAAAGTCATCATCTGGAAAATATTGAAAAGCTACTTCTTCTCAAGTACTTGCGTCTCAGAATTGCGGAGATACCGGAAGGAATTGGAAAACTGAAGTATTTAGAAACACTGGACATGCGTGGTATGCGCATTAGAAAACTGCCGTCTACCATGACACGGCTTCAAAGGTTGACCCGTCTATATACTGACTTGGACCCTAGTTGCTTATCGGATGGAATAATTGGACAGCTGCAGAGCTTAGAAGAGCTAGAGAATGTTTTTGTCCCCGATGCTGAACTAGAGAGATTTCTGCGGGAACTTGGTCAGCTAAGCAAGCTAAGGAAGTTGAGCGTAAATGTGACAGAAGCATTTGATTCCAAGGAAAAGGAGGATGCTGTAAGGTTTATCGGAACTTTAATATCTTCCTACAATATTCATCTTCTGAGAATAACCTACGGGCCAAACTTGCCCTTCGATCCTATGCCGGACCTCCTGTTTCTGTCACTGGAGCCATGGTGCCCCGCTAATCCTGCTGCATTCCGGAAGATCTGGTTCGCTAACTGCTACATTGACAAGATTCCAAGTTGGATGGTCTCGCTTGTGAATCTCCGTAATTTAGATATCTGTATGTACCGTACAGGGCCAGAAGACGTGGCAGTCCTTGGCGGAATACCCGCTTTGGCTTTTCTGACACTCGAGACTTGGTATGGCAGAAATGGAAGGATCTTCATCCGTGGATTCAGAAGTCTGAAATACTTCAAACTAGAGGTCAAGTGCTGTGGCACCGCAGTGGAATTTGAAGAGGGGTCGATGCCTATGGTCGAGCACCTCCAGCTTGGATTAAAGGGTCATAACAGGGAGTGCGTCAATTATGCTACTGATTTCGGCATCCAGCACCTCTCCACCCTCACCAAGGTGGATATCAATATTGATGGCAACAATGGAAAAATTAAAAGACTTATCGAAACCGCTCTCCGGAAACTTCGCTACCGCCTCACTCTGTCAGCAAGTGGAGAGCGTTGTAACCATTTTGAAGAACTT TTCACAGAACTGTACTTTCGTAAAGCTGGGAGTAGTGTTCAACAAAAGAGGGAAGGTGCCTTTTGTTCTTTTCTGGATCGAGTATTCGAAGAGATTAACCAGGATGCTTTGTCTCGTTTGATGGTGCTG GACGTGCAACGGGCCCACCATGTGCGGTCTCGGTCGATTTAG